Proteins encoded within one genomic window of Brachybacterium muris:
- a CDS encoding TIGR03089 family protein — MTDTARDLLAALERTGPRPALAWYGEASRIELSGHVLANWVIKSVGHLHDEIALTPGAAVVMDVPPHWKRLVLALAVWSLGGGITAAEETRSTAFIPHRDQAMPDLLITDRPDDSPVENADEVLAVDAVSLAPRFSGALPPLVHDWAQEVRASEYS, encoded by the coding sequence GTGACCGATACCGCCCGCGACCTGCTCGCCGCACTCGAACGCACCGGTCCCCGGCCGGCCCTCGCCTGGTACGGGGAAGCCTCCCGGATCGAGCTGTCCGGGCACGTCCTGGCCAACTGGGTGATCAAGTCCGTGGGGCATCTTCACGACGAGATCGCCTTGACCCCCGGCGCAGCCGTGGTGATGGATGTGCCGCCGCACTGGAAGCGCCTGGTGCTGGCCCTGGCCGTGTGGTCGCTGGGCGGTGGGATCACCGCCGCGGAGGAGACCCGCAGCACCGCCTTCATCCCCCACCGGGATCAGGCGATGCCTGACCTGCTGATCACCGACCGTCCCGATGACAGCCCCGTCGAGAACGCGGACGAGGTGCTCGCGGTCGATGCCGTCTCCCTCGCCCCGCGATTCTCCGGCGCGCTCCCACCCCTGGTGCACGACTGGGCACAGGAGGTGCGGGCCAGTGAGTATTCGTAG
- a CDS encoding coenzyme F420-0:L-glutamate ligase gives MIEATSEIHVIPVAGIGEVREGDDLAQLLAPALMEAGISDGDVLCVSTKIVSKALGLVVAPEDRDAAVERSSVRIVARRLHTHRVTTVAQIPSGPVMAAAGVDSSNAPAGPLLLPEDPDACASFLQRALQERLGLQLAVVLTDTSSRVWRVGVGDIALGAAGLRSLEDLRGSTDGSGKTMAATVRNLADEIAAAADLVKGKSTRVPAALVRGLGHLVIGEAEQVPASALSRTGQDDWFRRPSLESVWQALGLPINQEPVARMSPEPDPERIARAIAIASLPRRPDDRSTAPTTSGARAHLIAPDLVEVVPAGTGPQEWAQAGALAERILTALGAESIASPLPPIEVRIVAPGSSPGSAPPRHPGPDAATAPVQSDQEDLP, from the coding sequence ATGATCGAGGCCACCAGCGAGATCCACGTCATCCCCGTCGCCGGAATCGGCGAGGTGCGGGAGGGCGATGACCTCGCCCAGCTCCTGGCCCCCGCCCTGATGGAGGCCGGGATCAGCGATGGCGACGTGCTGTGCGTGTCCACCAAGATCGTCTCCAAGGCCCTGGGCCTGGTGGTCGCGCCGGAGGACCGGGATGCGGCGGTGGAACGCAGCTCTGTGCGCATCGTCGCCCGCCGCCTGCACACCCACAGGGTGACCACCGTCGCGCAGATCCCCTCGGGGCCGGTGATGGCGGCGGCCGGGGTGGACTCCTCGAACGCCCCTGCCGGACCGCTGCTGCTGCCGGAGGACCCGGATGCGTGCGCCTCGTTCCTGCAGCGTGCGCTGCAGGAACGGCTGGGACTGCAGCTGGCGGTGGTGCTCACCGACACCTCCTCGCGCGTGTGGCGGGTGGGGGTGGGTGACATCGCCCTGGGGGCCGCGGGCCTGCGCTCCCTGGAGGACCTGCGGGGCAGCACCGACGGCTCCGGGAAGACGATGGCAGCGACGGTGCGCAACCTCGCCGATGAGATCGCTGCTGCTGCCGACCTGGTCAAGGGGAAGTCCACCCGGGTCCCCGCGGCCCTGGTGCGAGGTCTGGGACACCTGGTGATCGGGGAAGCGGAGCAGGTGCCGGCCTCCGCCCTCTCCCGTACGGGCCAGGACGACTGGTTCCGCCGTCCCAGCCTGGAGTCCGTGTGGCAGGCCCTGGGGCTGCCCATCAACCAGGAACCAGTGGCCCGGATGAGCCCCGAGCCCGACCCCGAGCGCATCGCGCGAGCCATCGCCATCGCCTCCCTCCCGCGCCGGCCCGATGACCGATCGACGGCACCGACCACATCCGGCGCTCGCGCCCACCTCATCGCCCCGGACCTGGTCGAGGTGGTGCCCGCCGGTACCGGCCCCCAGGAGTGGGCCCAGGCGGGGGCCCTCGCCGAGCGAATCCTCACCGCCCTCGGCGCCGAGTCCATCGCCTCGCCCCTGCCGCCCATCGAGGTGCGGATCGTCGCGCCGGGCAGCTCCCCCGGCTCCGCACCGCCCCGTCACCCGGGCCCCGACGCCGCTACGGCACCCGTCCAGTCCGACCAGGAGGACCTCCCGTGA
- a CDS encoding WhiB family transcriptional regulator — protein MDEDAVMESQRTELSLLDFTVEQDEAELSWQERALCAQTDPEAFFPEKGGSTREAKKVCVSCEVRAECLEYALENDERFGIWGGLSERERRKLKRRAV, from the coding sequence ATGGACGAGGACGCCGTCATGGAGTCACAGCGTACCGAGCTGTCGCTGCTGGACTTCACTGTGGAGCAGGACGAGGCCGAGCTGTCGTGGCAGGAGCGTGCCCTGTGCGCGCAGACGGATCCGGAAGCGTTCTTCCCCGAGAAGGGGGGCTCCACCCGCGAGGCGAAGAAGGTGTGTGTCTCCTGCGAGGTCCGCGCGGAGTGCCTCGAGTATGCGCTGGAGAACGACGAGCGCTTCGGCATCTGGGGCGGCCTCTCCGAGCGTGAGCGTCGCAAGCTCAAGCGCCGCGCTGTCTGA
- a CDS encoding ATP-binding protein: MSVIDNDTKRKLREMGATALLDAIDAQDEAHVLGMSFQERLQLIVDEAHSIFNHGKVEGLIRRAGLRYPGADLRRLDLVEERGLNRNVIAQLATCSFIQRQQNVVFQGFTGSGKSYLGCALAKQACQHRLRAHYIRMPDLEEAWALAKDKPQGQTKFLRKYSTFSLLVIDEWLLDHPDEGMRSMLLELLERRYDTGSTVFCTQYPKKDWHARLGGAVHADAIMDRIVHNTIWIDTGDRNMREHTALPQ; this comes from the coding sequence GTGAGCGTGATCGATAACGACACGAAGCGGAAGCTGCGCGAGATGGGCGCGACCGCGCTGCTGGACGCGATCGATGCCCAGGATGAGGCTCACGTGCTGGGGATGTCGTTCCAGGAACGGCTCCAGCTGATCGTGGACGAGGCGCATTCCATCTTCAATCATGGAAAGGTCGAGGGTCTGATCCGCCGGGCGGGGCTGCGTTATCCCGGAGCGGACCTGCGGCGGCTGGATCTGGTCGAGGAACGGGGACTGAACCGGAACGTGATCGCGCAACTGGCAACCTGCTCCTTCATCCAGCGGCAACAGAACGTGGTCTTCCAGGGCTTCACCGGCTCAGGGAAGTCCTACCTCGGCTGCGCGCTGGCGAAGCAGGCCTGCCAGCACCGGCTCCGAGCCCACTACATCCGAATGCCCGACCTCGAAGAGGCCTGGGCCCTGGCAAAGGACAAGCCGCAGGGCCAGACGAAGTTCCTGCGGAAGTACTCCACGTTCTCGCTGCTGGTGATCGACGAGTGGCTGCTGGACCATCCTGACGAGGGAATGCGTTCGATGCTGCTGGAACTGCTCGAGCGCCGCTATGACACCGGCTCGACCGTGTTCTGCACCCAGTACCCGAAGAAGGACTGGCACGCCCGGCTCGGTGGAGCAGTCCACGCCGATGCGATCATGGACCGCATCGTGCACAACACAATCTGGATCGACACCGGCGACAGGAACATGCGAGAACACACCGCACTGCCCCAGTGA